A single bacterium DNA region contains:
- the rpiB gene encoding ribose 5-phosphate isomerase B — translation MAGEIEIRELVRRAVGEAVAADTDQTARSAPPKSIAIGADHGGYGLKQKLISHLGDQGFQVVDCGTTGPESVDYPDFAHAVARRVSVGECSLGIIVDGAGIGSSMAANKVPGIRAALCYDISSARNSREHNHANVLTLGAGLVGEDLARQIVDVWIATPWGGGRHARRATMIDEIGRTYTKS, via the coding sequence ATGGCTGGTGAGATCGAGATTCGCGAGCTGGTGCGCCGGGCGGTCGGGGAGGCCGTTGCAGCAGATACGGACCAGACCGCGCGTTCGGCGCCGCCCAAATCCATCGCCATCGGCGCCGATCATGGTGGATACGGGCTCAAGCAGAAGTTGATCTCCCATCTCGGCGACCAGGGTTTCCAAGTGGTCGATTGCGGCACGACCGGGCCGGAATCCGTGGACTATCCGGATTTCGCCCATGCCGTGGCACGTCGCGTTTCCGTGGGAGAATGCAGCCTTGGAATCATCGTCGATGGTGCTGGGATAGGGTCGAGCATGGCAGCTAACAAAGTGCCCGGCATTCGGGCCGCTCTTTGCTACGACATCTCCTCGGCGCGAAACAGCAGGGAGCACAACCACGCGAATGTGCTGACCCTGGGTGCCGGTTTGGTGGGAGAGGATCTGGCACGTCAGATTGTGGACGTGTGGATCGCGACGCCCTGGGGAGGCGGCCGCCACGCGCGCAGGGCGACCATGATCGACGAGATTGGAAGAACATACACAAAGTCCTGA
- the deoC gene encoding deoxyribose-phosphate aldolase: MVDEGAARVAYNGNGADVPSDLARFIDHTKLGPEVTPEEIDRLCQEARDFEFAAVCVNPVWVKRSASNLRGTKVRVASVVGFPLGANAAEIKALEARRALRDGAREIDMVLNIGALKAGDYELVEKDIAKVVDSCREVGAICKVILETGLLTDEEKIAASKLAKAAKADYVKTSTGFGHGGATVFDVALMREAVGPKMGVKASGGVKTAKDAREMIAAGATRIGASAGIAIVGGREGGDSGKY; this comes from the coding sequence ATGGTCGACGAAGGTGCGGCGCGTGTCGCGTATAACGGCAACGGTGCCGACGTGCCGAGCGACCTGGCTCGGTTCATTGATCACACCAAGCTCGGGCCCGAAGTGACGCCTGAGGAGATCGATCGTCTCTGCCAGGAAGCTCGCGATTTCGAGTTTGCGGCGGTTTGCGTGAACCCGGTCTGGGTGAAGAGGTCGGCCTCAAACCTGCGCGGTACCAAGGTGCGCGTGGCTTCGGTGGTCGGGTTTCCGCTCGGCGCCAACGCCGCGGAGATCAAGGCGCTCGAGGCCCGCAGAGCGCTGAGAGATGGCGCTCGCGAGATCGACATGGTGCTCAACATCGGCGCGCTCAAGGCCGGTGACTACGAGCTCGTAGAGAAGGACATCGCCAAGGTTGTCGACTCCTGTCGCGAGGTCGGCGCCATCTGCAAGGTGATCCTCGAGACCGGACTCTTGACCGATGAGGAGAAGATCGCGGCGAGCAAGCTGGCGAAGGCCGCCAAGGCGGACTACGTCAAGACATCGACCGGATTCGGTCACGGCGGTGCTACGGTATTCGACGTGGCGCTCATGCGAGAGGCGGTTGGTCCCAAGATGGGCGTCAAGGCATCGGGTGGGGTCAAGACCGCCAAGGACGCCCGCGAGATGATTGCCGCCGGTGCAACTCGCATCGGGGCATCGGCCGGAATCGCGATCGTCGGCGGCCGCGAAGGAGGAGACAGTGGGAAGTATTGA
- a CDS encoding BMC domain-containing protein → MAEALGMIETRGFAAMVEASDAMVKAAKVELVSYEKTGGGYVTAVVRGDVAAVKAAVEAGVRGAEKVGEVVSTHVIARPHANIDDTLPLGRKPAAKKR, encoded by the coding sequence ATGGCAGAAGCGCTGGGCATGATCGAGACGCGTGGTTTTGCGGCTATGGTGGAGGCATCCGACGCCATGGTGAAGGCCGCAAAAGTCGAACTCGTGAGTTATGAGAAGACCGGTGGCGGCTACGTGACCGCCGTGGTTCGTGGCGACGTCGCCGCGGTCAAGGCGGCGGTGGAAGCCGGCGTTCGGGGTGCGGAGAAGGTCGGAGAGGTCGTTTCTACCCACGTGATCGCGCGTCCGCACGCGAACATCGACGACACCTTGCCTCTTGGTCGCAAGCCTGCCGCTAAGAAGCGGTAG
- a CDS encoding EutN/CcmL family microcompartment protein gives MLLGKVQGTVVATQKESSMEGFKFLVVKPMDEKGTELGTSVVAVDAVGAGVGEVVLYATGSAARQTVATKDRPCDAVIMAIVDSLEVGGREIYSKGKA, from the coding sequence ATGCTGCTGGGCAAGGTTCAAGGGACTGTCGTGGCGACTCAGAAGGAGTCGTCGATGGAAGGCTTCAAGTTCTTGGTTGTCAAACCCATGGACGAGAAGGGCACGGAGCTGGGCACCTCCGTGGTGGCCGTCGACGCGGTCGGCGCGGGAGTCGGGGAGGTTGTGCTCTACGCAACCGGAAGCGCCGCTCGCCAGACGGTTGCCACCAAGGACAGGCCCTGCGACGCTGTCATCATGGCGATCGTCGACAGCCTCGAAGTCGGCGGCCGCGAGATCTACAGCAAGGGTAAGGCATGA
- a CDS encoding aldehyde dehydrogenase EutE: MSSVDPSEIDAILQRVRARFGSDGSLSEPAPPAPAFPGSKARPAPIADSEALGILDTVDAAVAAAEIAYQEYDAIGLDGRFRLIQSIRQAMERDAAELARMAHEETGLGRPEDKEKKNLLVARKTPGPEDLTPKAVTGDRGMTVTEFAPWGVIAAITPTTNPTATIINNTIATLSAGNSLVFNAHPSAKRVSAENVRRINRAVLEAGGPANLVCAVPEPTIESAQQLMNHPGVRVLLVTGGPGVVKEALNTDKKAITAGPGNPPVLVDESADIERAAREIIRGASFDNNMVCTDEKETFVVRSKADELLRAFGRDRAVVLKEYQLQQLERVIFRELGAPERPGKINPKWIGQNAGRILREIGVEAGNSVRLVVVEVPKEHSLVWTEQMMPVMPVVRVGSVNEGIDLSVRAEHGYRHTASIYSNNVENITRMARAMKTSIFVANAANIAGLGEGGEDFTSFSIATPTGEGLTRPRTFARIRRLTVAGSLRIV, translated from the coding sequence ATGAGCTCGGTCGATCCGAGCGAGATCGACGCCATCCTGCAGCGCGTGCGCGCTCGCTTTGGAAGCGATGGCTCTCTGTCCGAGCCCGCGCCGCCGGCCCCTGCCTTTCCTGGAAGCAAGGCGCGGCCCGCTCCGATCGCAGACAGCGAGGCCCTCGGGATTCTCGATACGGTCGATGCCGCGGTTGCTGCGGCCGAGATCGCCTACCAGGAGTACGACGCGATCGGCCTCGACGGTCGGTTTCGCCTGATCCAGTCGATTCGCCAGGCGATGGAGCGCGACGCCGCCGAGCTCGCGCGGATGGCCCATGAGGAGACCGGTCTCGGGCGGCCCGAAGACAAGGAGAAGAAGAACCTGCTGGTGGCTCGCAAGACGCCGGGTCCGGAAGACCTGACGCCCAAAGCGGTGACCGGCGATCGTGGGATGACGGTGACCGAGTTCGCGCCCTGGGGAGTGATCGCGGCGATCACTCCGACCACGAATCCGACGGCCACGATCATCAACAACACCATCGCCACGCTTTCGGCCGGCAACTCTCTGGTCTTCAACGCCCATCCCAGCGCCAAGAGGGTCTCGGCAGAGAACGTTCGCCGGATCAATCGCGCCGTTCTCGAGGCCGGCGGCCCGGCCAATCTGGTTTGCGCCGTGCCCGAGCCCACGATCGAGTCGGCCCAGCAGCTCATGAATCACCCTGGGGTGCGGGTGCTGTTGGTCACCGGCGGCCCGGGCGTGGTCAAGGAAGCGCTCAACACCGACAAGAAGGCGATCACCGCCGGTCCGGGCAATCCACCGGTGCTGGTCGACGAGTCGGCCGATATCGAGCGCGCGGCAAGAGAGATCATCCGCGGCGCCTCGTTCGACAACAACATGGTGTGCACGGACGAGAAAGAGACTTTCGTCGTGCGCTCCAAGGCGGATGAGTTGCTGCGCGCCTTCGGGCGCGACCGCGCCGTCGTGCTCAAGGAGTATCAATTGCAGCAGCTCGAGCGGGTGATCTTTCGCGAGCTCGGCGCGCCCGAGAGGCCGGGCAAGATCAACCCCAAGTGGATCGGACAGAACGCCGGCCGGATTCTGCGCGAGATCGGAGTGGAGGCCGGAAACAGCGTTCGGCTCGTCGTCGTCGAGGTGCCCAAGGAGCACAGCCTGGTTTGGACCGAGCAGATGATGCCGGTCATGCCGGTTGTGAGAGTAGGTAGCGTGAACGAGGGGATCGACCTCTCGGTGCGCGCCGAGCACGGCTACCGCCACACGGCTTCGATCTACTCGAACAATGTCGAGAACATAACGCGCATGGCGCGAGCCATGAAAACTTCCATCTTCGTCGCCAACGCGGCCAACATCGCCGGGCTCGGTGAGGGCGGCGAAGACTTCACTTCATTCTCGATCGCGACACCCACGGGCGAGGGACTGACCCGGCCGCGGACCTTTGCCCGGATTCGGCGGCTGACGGTGGCGGGCTCGCTGCGGATCGTCTAG
- a CDS encoding BMC domain-containing protein: MRPALLLLEFDSIAVGIEVGDAMVKRAPLLTLHAGTVHPGKYLVMAGGQVADVEEAWIAGRSIAPGLEIDEVFLPDVDAQVVGSLTGTRRPGPGEALGVIETRTAASTIKAADAAVKGASVDLLEILLADGLGGKAYALFGGEVSDVEVAVETGVSSLRDPALLVASVVIPRLHDEMRANLDADSRFAVRIVSQTGSRS; the protein is encoded by the coding sequence ATGCGTCCGGCACTGCTCTTACTCGAATTCGACTCGATCGCGGTGGGCATCGAGGTCGGCGATGCCATGGTCAAGCGCGCACCGCTGTTGACGTTGCATGCCGGTACCGTGCACCCGGGCAAGTATCTGGTGATGGCCGGAGGGCAAGTTGCCGACGTCGAGGAGGCATGGATCGCGGGTCGGTCGATCGCGCCGGGCCTGGAGATCGACGAGGTGTTTCTCCCCGACGTCGACGCCCAGGTCGTCGGCTCGCTCACCGGTACCCGCAGACCGGGACCCGGTGAGGCACTCGGTGTGATCGAGACCCGCACCGCGGCCTCGACCATCAAGGCCGCGGACGCGGCGGTCAAGGGAGCCTCCGTGGATCTGCTCGAGATCCTGCTCGCCGACGGTCTGGGAGGCAAGGCCTACGCCCTCTTCGGTGGCGAGGTTTCAGACGTCGAGGTCGCGGTGGAGACCGGCGTATCGAGCCTGCGTGATCCGGCGCTACTGGTGGCCAGCGTCGTCATACCGCGCTTGCATGACGAGATGCGCGCAAATCTGGACGCGGATTCGCGATTCGCGGTTAGGATCGTCTCCCAGACCGGATCGCGGAGTTGA
- a CDS encoding EutN/CcmL family microcompartment protein, with amino-acid sequence MKLGRVVGTVVATTRVAGLDGVRFLVVQPLAKNREALGNAIVAADGVAMAGPGDLVYYVSSREASLALPNTFVPVDDAIVGIVDAVELNAP; translated from the coding sequence ATGAAACTCGGGCGAGTCGTTGGAACCGTAGTCGCCACCACTCGAGTTGCAGGCCTTGATGGCGTGAGATTCCTGGTAGTGCAGCCGTTGGCCAAGAACCGCGAGGCTCTGGGGAACGCGATTGTTGCGGCCGACGGTGTCGCCATGGCGGGGCCGGGAGACCTCGTCTACTACGTGTCGAGCCGCGAGGCTTCGCTGGCTCTCCCCAACACCTTCGTGCCGGTCGACGACGCCATCGTCGGTATCGTCGACGCCGTCGAGCTGAACGCGCCATGA
- a CDS encoding EutN/CcmL family microcompartment protein: MKLGRVSGTVVSTICSPAYEDRKLLLCDLIDASGVATGDYTIAVDQVGAGAGEDVLILDEGNSARQVLEWPDAPVRAVIVGIVDEVRTG, translated from the coding sequence ATGAAACTCGGGCGCGTCTCCGGAACGGTGGTATCGACGATCTGCTCTCCGGCGTATGAGGATCGCAAGCTCCTGCTCTGCGATCTCATCGACGCCTCCGGGGTCGCGACCGGCGACTATACGATCGCGGTCGACCAGGTCGGGGCGGGAGCGGGCGAAGATGTGCTGATTCTGGATGAAGGCAATTCGGCTCGACAGGTCCTCGAATGGCCGGATGCGCCGGTGCGGGCGGTGATCGTCGGCATCGTCGACGAGGTCCGGACCGGCTAG
- a CDS encoding acyl-CoA dehydrogenase produces MTVAESPRQTELETLDFGLTAEQRAVRELAREFAKNEIDPIVEEIDEAQRFPVEVFRKAGELGFLGVLVPEEYGGSGLGYVEYFLIINEISKVDPSIGLSVAAHNSLCTNHILKFGSEEQRRRWLPELASGRKVGAWSLTEPDAGSDAAGTRTRAERVDGGWLLNGSKTFITHASVGDICVVLAVTDPEAPQHHNISAFVLERGMAGFRSGKKENKLGSRASDTAEVIMEDCLVPEGSLLGAQGDGFIQALKILDGGRISIAALGVGTAFGALDTAVAYSKERKQFGRPIAKFQAIQFHLAEMATKCAAAEALTLAAAAAMDRGERVTRIASEAKLLSGEVAVFCAERGVQIHGGYGYIKDYRAEKYYRDCKICTIGEGTSEIQRLVIARQLFHDAK; encoded by the coding sequence ATGACGGTAGCAGAATCGCCTCGGCAGACGGAGTTGGAGACGCTGGATTTCGGGCTCACGGCCGAACAGAGAGCGGTGCGGGAGCTGGCGCGCGAGTTTGCCAAGAACGAGATCGACCCGATCGTCGAGGAGATCGACGAGGCACAGCGCTTTCCCGTCGAGGTGTTCAGGAAGGCAGGCGAGCTGGGCTTTTTGGGTGTTCTGGTGCCGGAAGAGTACGGCGGCTCCGGGCTCGGCTACGTCGAGTACTTCCTGATCATCAACGAGATCAGCAAAGTCGATCCGTCCATCGGTCTGAGCGTCGCTGCCCACAACTCGCTGTGCACCAACCACATCCTCAAGTTCGGCTCGGAAGAACAGCGCCGGCGTTGGTTGCCGGAGCTGGCCTCGGGCAGGAAGGTGGGAGCCTGGAGCCTAACCGAGCCCGATGCCGGGTCGGATGCGGCCGGCACCAGAACCAGGGCGGAGCGTGTCGACGGTGGCTGGCTGCTCAACGGTTCGAAGACTTTTATTACTCACGCTTCAGTCGGCGACATCTGCGTCGTGCTGGCGGTCACCGATCCTGAGGCTCCACAGCACCACAACATCTCGGCCTTCGTTCTCGAGCGCGGCATGGCAGGCTTCCGGTCGGGCAAGAAAGAGAACAAGCTCGGAAGCCGAGCCTCCGACACCGCCGAAGTGATCATGGAGGATTGCCTGGTACCGGAGGGCAGCCTGCTCGGCGCCCAAGGCGACGGTTTCATCCAGGCGCTCAAGATCCTCGACGGCGGCCGAATTTCGATCGCCGCTCTCGGCGTCGGCACCGCGTTCGGCGCCCTCGACACCGCGGTTGCGTACTCGAAAGAGCGAAAACAGTTCGGCAGGCCCATCGCCAAGTTCCAGGCCATTCAGTTTCACCTGGCGGAAATGGCGACCAAGTGTGCGGCCGCCGAGGCCCTGACGCTTGCTGCGGCGGCGGCGATGGACCGGGGCGAGCGCGTGACTCGTATCGCTTCCGAGGCCAAACTCCTTTCTGGTGAAGTCGCGGTCTTTTGCGCCGAGCGAGGTGTGCAGATCCACGGCGGTTACGGCTACATCAAGGACTACCGGGCCGAGAAGTACTATCGCGATTGCAAGATCTGCACGATCGGCGAGGGCACCAGCGAGATTCAGCGCCTGGTCATCGCACGCCAGCTTTTTCACGACGCCAAATGA